In Sphingopyxis sp. FD7, a single window of DNA contains:
- a CDS encoding acyl-CoA dehydrogenase C-terminal domain-containing protein translates to MPVYRAPVQDSLFLLNEVLGVERYANLPGFANATPDMIEAVLTEAGKFCEEVLFPINHPGDLEGCTRHDDGSVTTPRGFKEAYKAYCDAGWTLLTQPEAFGGQGLPHVVGFPVEEYRMAANQAFAMYPGLTQAAVAAILVKGSDEQKALYVPKMVSGEWGGTMNLTEPHCGTDLGLIRTRAVPNGDGSYAITGTKIFISSGEHDLTDNIIHLVLAKTPDAPDSVKGISLFIVPKFLVNEDGSLGERNALQCGSIEHKMGIHANSTCVMNYDGAKGWMVGEENKGLAAMFVMMNAARLGVGIQGLGQADIAFQNAVAYAQDRRQGRALTGPQDPQEKADPLFVHPDVRRMLMDAKATVEGLRALCLWGALQVDLAHVAETEEERQLADDLVSLLTPVIKGYGTDKGYEVATNAQQIFGGHGYIEEHGMSQYVRDARITMIYEGANGVQAMDLVGRKLAQNGGRAIQTLFAIVDAECAAAKDKPALADFAERLEKANGELKAATMWFMQNGMTNPNNVGAGAHHYMHITGIVALGLMWLRMAEAAQKALDEGRGAKDFLDAKIVTARHFGERFLPDAGSLRRKIEAGSETMMALTPEQFFAA, encoded by the coding sequence ATGCCCGTCTATCGCGCCCCCGTGCAGGACAGCCTGTTCCTCCTCAACGAGGTGCTCGGCGTCGAACGCTATGCGAATCTGCCCGGCTTTGCCAACGCGACCCCCGACATGATCGAAGCGGTGCTGACCGAAGCGGGGAAGTTCTGCGAAGAGGTGTTGTTTCCGATCAATCATCCCGGCGACCTCGAAGGCTGCACACGCCACGACGACGGCTCGGTGACGACGCCCAGAGGGTTCAAGGAGGCGTATAAGGCCTATTGCGACGCCGGCTGGACGCTGCTGACGCAGCCCGAGGCATTCGGCGGGCAGGGACTGCCGCACGTCGTCGGTTTTCCGGTCGAGGAATATCGCATGGCCGCGAACCAGGCCTTTGCCATGTATCCGGGGCTGACGCAGGCGGCAGTGGCGGCGATTCTGGTCAAGGGATCGGACGAGCAGAAAGCGCTTTACGTCCCCAAGATGGTGTCGGGCGAATGGGGCGGGACGATGAACCTGACCGAACCGCATTGCGGCACCGACCTTGGCCTCATCCGCACGCGCGCGGTGCCCAATGGCGACGGCAGCTACGCGATTACGGGCACCAAGATTTTCATTTCGTCGGGCGAGCATGACCTGACCGACAACATCATCCACCTCGTCCTTGCCAAGACCCCCGACGCGCCCGACAGCGTCAAGGGCATCTCGCTGTTCATCGTCCCGAAGTTCCTTGTCAATGAGGACGGCTCGCTGGGCGAGCGCAACGCGCTGCAATGCGGGTCGATCGAGCACAAGATGGGCATCCATGCCAATTCGACCTGCGTGATGAACTATGACGGCGCGAAGGGCTGGATGGTCGGCGAGGAGAATAAGGGCCTTGCCGCGATGTTCGTGATGATGAACGCGGCGCGGCTGGGCGTCGGGATTCAGGGGCTGGGACAGGCGGATATCGCGTTCCAGAACGCCGTGGCCTATGCGCAGGACCGCCGCCAGGGCCGCGCGCTGACCGGGCCGCAAGATCCGCAGGAAAAGGCCGATCCGCTGTTCGTCCACCCCGATGTGCGCCGGATGCTGATGGACGCCAAGGCGACGGTCGAAGGGCTGCGCGCCCTGTGCCTGTGGGGCGCGCTCCAGGTCGATCTGGCGCATGTCGCCGAGACCGAGGAGGAGCGGCAGCTTGCCGACGACCTCGTCAGCCTGCTCACCCCCGTCATCAAGGGCTATGGCACCGACAAGGGCTATGAGGTCGCAACCAATGCGCAGCAGATATTCGGCGGCCATGGTTACATCGAGGAACATGGCATGAGCCAATATGTTCGCGATGCCCGCATCACGATGATTTACGAAGGCGCGAACGGCGTGCAGGCGATGGATCTGGTCGGGCGCAAGCTCGCGCAGAATGGCGGTCGCGCGATCCAGACGCTGTTCGCCATCGTCGATGCCGAATGCGCGGCGGCGAAGGACAAGCCCGCGCTCGCCGATTTCGCCGAGCGGCTGGAAAAGGCGAACGGCGAGCTCAAAGCCGCGACGATGTGGTTTATGCAAAATGGCATGACCAATCCGAACAATGTCGGCGCCGGCGCGCATCATTATATGCACATCACCGGCATCGTCGCGCTGGGGCTGATGTGGCTACGCATGGCGGAGGCGGCGCAGAAGGCGCTCGACGAAGGGCGCGGCGCCAAGGACTTCCTCGACGCCAAGATCGTCACCGCGCGCCATTTCGGCGAACGTTTTCTGCCCGACGCCGGATCGCTCCGCCGCAAGATCGAGGCGGGCAGCGAAACGATGATGGCGCTGACCCCCGAACAATTCTTCGCGGCCTGA